A genomic region of Raphanus sativus cultivar WK10039 chromosome 6, ASM80110v3, whole genome shotgun sequence contains the following coding sequences:
- the LOC108806806 gene encoding protein OS-9 homolog translates to MRITQILLPLLIISLSSISSHVLSDQIFPAHLVGTFSRNNREPKYTIEYLPEDAPFHPGDNLESMVMHDKQGRRFLCFLPKEEESSTGWTSPQQNISTVLMETDKQQQLKLKTPDQLLQPLNDQCLLRQEGWWSYEFCHLKSVRQLHLEDGTKIVQEFSLGNYDPEATAAFNQNVSHASTMKERYHSHIFTNGTICDLTGTPREVEVRFVCAETRAMVTSLTELSTCKYALTVQCPTLCKHPLFQLEKPVSHTIHCNLIPQEEDTTRNEEERVVSESPKVADS, encoded by the exons ATGAGGATCACGCAGATCTTATTACCTCTGCTAATAATTTCACTCTCTTCAATCTCCTCCCATGTTTTGTCTGATCAGATCTTTCCAGCTCATCTAG TAGGAACATTCAGCCGAAACAATCGTGAGCCGAAGTACACGATCGAGTATCTCCCCGAAGATGCACCTTTTCACCcg GGTGATAATCTGGAATCTATGGTGATGCATGACAAGCAAGGACGTAGATTCTTATGTTTCTTACCAAAGGAGGAAGAATCTAGTACCGGATGGACCTCTCCTCAGCAAAACATCAGCACTGTGTTGATGGAAACTGATAAACAACAACAGCTCAAGCTCAAGACCCCTGATCAACTCCTTCAACCACTCAACGACCAATGCCTTCTCAGG CAAGAGGGTTGGTGGTCCTATGAGTTTTGTCATCTGAAGTCAGTAAGGCAGCTACACCTTGAGGATGGCACCAag ATTGTCCAAGAGTTTTCTTTGGGTAATTATGACCCAGAGGCAACTGCTGCTTTTAATCAAAATGTATCTCATGCCTCTACGATGAAAGAGAG gtatCATTCTCATATATTCACCAATGGGACCATCTGTGATCTTACAGGGACGCCTCGTGAAGTCGAGGTGAGGTTTGTCTGCGCAGAAACCAGGGCTATGGTCACTTCTCTCACTGAGCTATCCACTTGCAAGTACGCACTGACTGTTCAGTGTCCGACCTTGTGCAAGCATCC GCTGTTTCAGCTAGAGAAACCAGTGTCACACACGATCCACTGCAATTTGATCCCACAGGAAGAAGACACAACAAGAAACGAGGAAGAACGAGTAGTAAGCGAATCACCTAAGGTTGCCGATTCTTGA
- the LOC108807203 gene encoding mitotic spindle checkpoint protein BUBR1, producing the protein MAETRVEISDPESEFFASKQETGNEWELFKENVRPLKRGRNVRLLNHALKSHTDHQLRKTLLEKRRKLIEDIDEYDGDDPLSPWIQCIKWVQEAFPPGGECSGLLVIYEQCVRKFWHSERYKDDLRYLKVWLEYAEHCADAEVIYKFLEVNEIGKTHALYYIAYALHMEFKSKVKTANEIFNLGISRNAKPVEKLNDAYKKFMVRTMRRPKTADEEPKENNDMPSRSFGTVLSRVDNNNNNTGRQALGPQAKKPKPNHSSKAPLSIYTDNTQGNHPDSEKSKPEYGSWLMLGGRAERNKENNSLPGKWKTFKVPQKPIVRTPAASASSFEVFVDEEEEECTEEVGEKRKSETNSSSSSSQGLPLNDGREIKKETELLRQNPLRHFPPNSFLR; encoded by the exons ATGGCGGAAACCAGAGTTGAGATCTCAGATCCAGAATCCGAGTTCTTTGCTTCGAAGCAAGAGACGGGAAACGAGTGGGAGCTTTTCAAGGAGAACGTCCGTCCTCTAAAGAGAGGACGCAATGTCCGTCTTCTCAACCACGCTCTCAAATCTCACACCGACCACCAGTTAAGAAAGACCCTCCTCGAGAAAcggag GAAGTTGATTGAGGATATCGATGAGTACGATGGTGATGACCCTCTCTCTCCATGGATCCA gTGTATAAAATGGGTACAAGAGGCGTTTCCACCAGGAGGAGAGTGCTCGGGACTGTTAGTGATATACGAGCAATGCGTTCGCAAGTTCTGGCACTCTGAGCGTTACAAGGATGATCTTCGTTATCTCAAAGTTTGGTTGGAATAT gcTGAGCATTGCGCTGATGCGGAAGTGATTTACAAGTTTTTAGAGGTTAATGAGATTGGAAAGACACACGCTTTGTACTACATTGCTTATGCTTTGCACATGGAGTTCAAGTCTAAGGTCAAAACGGCTAATGAGATATTCAATCTCGGAATCTCTAG AAATGCAAAGCCTGTGGAGAAGTTGAATGATGCTTACAAGAAATTCATGGTGAGAACTATGAGAAGACCCAAAACAGCTGATGAA GAACCTAAGGAGAATAATGACATGCCGTCAAGAAGCTTTGGCACTGTATTGTCTAGGgtagataataataataaca atACAGGAAGGCAAGCGTTAGGACCACAAGCCAAGAAACCAAAGCCAAATCA CTCATCCAAAGCACCTTTATCTATCTACACAGACAATACACAAGGGAATCATCCAGATTCAGAAAAGTCAAAACCAGAGTATGGTTCTTGGCTAATGCTTGGAGGCAGAGCAGAGAGGAACAAAGAAAACAATTCATTGCCTGGAAAATGGAAAACATTCAAG GTTCCTCAGAAACCCATTGTGAGAACTCCTGCAGCCTCTGCTTCTTCCTTTGAGGTTTTTgtggacgaagaagaagaagaatgtacAGA AGAGGTaggagagaagaggaagagTGAAACTAACTCCTCATCATCGTCATCACAAGGTCTGCCGCTTAATGATGGCCGTGAGATTAAGAA agAGACAGAGCTGCTGCGACAGAACCCGTtaagacatttcccacccaacaGCTTCCTACGATGA
- the LOC108813293 gene encoding galactan beta-1,4-galactosyltransferase GALS1, producing MRKEISPPATTTTTTAKLLVYFEKKPLVATLLALSLVMIIWNLPPYYHSLISTARPCSAASSSPISLATTTVLSSSSSPENFTTSLAAATQVDPTPSDPNKRVFQPFGNAAALFVLMGAYRGGPTTFAVVGLASKPIHVFGKPWFKCEWLSTNGTSLRAKAVKILPDWGYGRVYTVVVVNCTFPSNPNSDNSGGKLMLNAYYDESPKLFERFATLEEPAGSYSPPPQHHRYDYLYCGSSLYGNVSSSRMREWMAYHAWFFGDRSHFVFHDAGGVSPEVRAVLEPWIRAGRVTVQDIRDQAKYDGYYYNQFLIVNDCLHRYRHAADWTFFFDVDEYIYLPDGNTLESVLKEFSGYTQFTIEQNPMSSVLCLNDSTQDYPRQWGFEKMLFRESRTNVRRDRKYAIQAKNAFATGVHMSENVVGKTLHKTETKIRYYHYHNTITVHEELCREMLPVSAKDSVTLYKKLPYVYDEKMKKLVNRVKEFEEKKLGAETVKNFS from the exons ATGCGGAAGGAAATATCGCCGCCGgcgaccaccaccaccaccaccgcgaAACTCCTCGTCTACTTCGAGAAGAAGCCGCTAGTCGCCACATTGCTAGCTCTCTCCCTCGTCATGATTATCTGGAACCTTCCTCCTTACTACCACAGCCTCATCTCCACCGCTCGTCCCTGCTCCGCCGCCTCCTCCTCTCCCATCTCCCTCGCCACCACAACCGtactctcctcctcctcctcgccTGAGAATTTCACCACCTCTCTCGCCGCAGCTACACAGGTCGATCCAACCCCCTCAGATCCGAACAAACGCGTCTTCCAACCGTTCGGAAACGCGGCGGCGCTTTTCGTCCTCATGGGAGCTTACCGCGGCGGACCAACGACGTTCGCCGTCGTCGGCCTCGCCTCGAAACCGATCCACGTCTTCGGGAAGCCGTGGTTCAAGTGCGAGTGGCTGTCCACCAACGGAACCTCCCTCCGAGCCAAAGCCGTCAAGATCCTACCGGACTGGGGATACGGGAGAGTCTACACCGTCGTCGTCGTCAACTGCACGTTCCCATCCAACCCCAACTCCGACAACTCCGGAGGCAAGCTCATGCTCAACGCCTACTACGACGAATCCCCCAAGCTCTTCGAAAGGTTCGCAACTCTGGAAGAACCCGCCGGATCTTACTCGCCGCCGCCGCAGCACCACCGTTACGACTACCTCTACTGCGGCTCATCGCTGTACGGCAACGTGAGCTCGTCGCGCATGAGGGAGTGGATGGCGTACCACGCCTGGTTCTTCGGAGACAGATCGCATTTCGTTTTCCACGACGCCGGCGGTGTTTCGCCGGAGGTCAGGGCGGTTCTCGAGCCGTGGATCCGTGCCGGGAGGGTGACGGTTCAGGACATTAGGGATCAGGCTAAGTACGATGGGTACTACTATAACCAGTTCTTGATCGTTAATGATTGTTTGCATCGGTATCGCCACGCTGCGGATTGGACATTCTTCTTTGATGTCGATGAGTACATTTATTTGCCTGATGGGAACACGCTTGAGTCTGTTCTCAAAGAGTTCTCGGGGTACACTCAGTTCACGATTGAGCAGAACCCGATGTCTAGTGTTCTTTGCTTAAACGACTCGACTCAAGATTATCCCAG GCAATGGGGATTTGAGAAGATGTTATTCAGGGAATCAAGAACAAACGTAAGACGTGACAGGAAATACGCGATCCAAGCCAAGAACGCGTTTGCTACAGGAGTTCACATGTCTGAAAACGTCGTAGGCAAAACGCTACACAAGACGGAGACGAAGATCCGTTATTACCATTACCACAACACTATAACGGTGCACGAGGAGCTTTGCAGAGAGATGTTGCCTGTTTCGGCCAAGGACAGCGTGACATTGTACAAGAAGCTTCCGTATGTGTATGacgagaagatgaagaagctaGTTAACAGGGTTAAAGAGTTTGAGGAGAAGAAACTTGGGGCGGAAACTGTGAAGAATTTCTCATGA